One segment of Anatilimnocola aggregata DNA contains the following:
- a CDS encoding MerR family transcriptional regulator: MKKSDELSSAIAEIAANLARIANYFDRPPPDKVGTPYIAERLGCTTDYVVVMVREERIPPSCLVPGTGNGKPWKLYRSRIDQWIEHR, from the coding sequence ATGAAGAAGTCCGATGAACTAAGTTCAGCGATTGCTGAGATTGCTGCGAATCTCGCTCGCATAGCGAACTATTTCGACCGACCGCCGCCGGATAAAGTCGGCACGCCCTACATCGCCGAGCGATTGGGATGCACGACCGATTACGTCGTAGTCATGGTTCGAGAGGAAAGAATCCCTCCTTCTTGCCTCGTTCCTGGCACTGGGAACGGCAAGCCCTGGAAACTCTATCGAAGCCGAATCGACCAGTGGATCGAGCATCGCTGA
- a CDS encoding arylsulfatase: MLHSVFTVRNLALLVAVMLMIAPVSIVNGQEKGQQAKQETPKRRPNIVFLLADDLGYGDLGCFGQEKIKTPRLDQLARDGMRMMHHYSGNAVCAPSRCVLMTGMHPGHAIVRDNKQIKPQSQFPLPGGTVTLPKLLKEAGYATGAFGKWGLGGEATTGEPMKQHIDRFFGYYCQGVAHNYYPTFLWTNDQQLPLDNPAFPARAKLPAGADINDPKTYAQFSGKQFAPDLIADEAVKFIRDHQGEPFFLFFPTTIPHLALQVPEDGLAAYKGAFPEDPPYDGSKSYLPHRTPRAAYAAMVSRLDSHVGRIFDQINELGLDEDTIYVFSSDNGPLDNRFGGTDTDFFQSKRNLRGFKGSLYEGGVRMPTFVRWKGKIEPGTTSYRVTGFEDWLPTLLDLAGLASAIPELIDGISFQPTLEGQVQPARPFLYREFPGYGGQQSVRVGEWKAVRQKLAQGPAAIELYNIRLDESETNDVAAANPDIVAKLDAIMKKEHLPSIDFPIKGLGDPVPATPAKKK, encoded by the coding sequence ATGCTGCACTCCGTTTTTACTGTTCGTAACCTCGCCCTGCTGGTCGCGGTCATGCTGATGATCGCCCCAGTTTCAATCGTCAACGGTCAAGAGAAAGGCCAGCAGGCTAAACAGGAAACCCCGAAACGGCGTCCAAATATCGTGTTCCTGCTGGCGGATGATTTGGGTTACGGCGATCTCGGTTGCTTTGGTCAGGAGAAGATCAAGACACCGCGGCTCGATCAATTAGCTCGCGATGGCATGCGGATGATGCACCACTACTCGGGGAATGCGGTGTGTGCCCCCTCACGCTGCGTGCTAATGACGGGCATGCACCCCGGGCATGCGATTGTTCGCGACAACAAGCAGATCAAACCGCAAAGCCAGTTTCCGCTTCCCGGCGGAACGGTCACATTGCCCAAGCTGCTGAAAGAGGCCGGTTATGCGACCGGTGCCTTCGGCAAATGGGGGCTAGGGGGCGAGGCAACGACAGGCGAGCCGATGAAGCAGCACATCGACCGCTTCTTTGGTTACTACTGCCAGGGCGTTGCCCACAATTACTATCCCACATTCCTCTGGACCAACGACCAGCAGTTGCCGCTCGATAACCCAGCCTTCCCTGCCCGCGCCAAGTTGCCCGCTGGTGCTGACATCAATGATCCGAAGACCTACGCGCAGTTCAGCGGCAAGCAGTTCGCTCCCGACTTGATCGCCGATGAAGCGGTGAAGTTCATTCGCGACCACCAGGGCGAGCCCTTCTTCTTGTTCTTTCCGACCACTATTCCTCACCTCGCGTTGCAAGTGCCCGAAGATGGTCTCGCCGCGTATAAAGGTGCCTTCCCAGAAGACCCGCCCTACGACGGCAGCAAGTCGTACTTGCCGCATCGCACACCTCGAGCCGCGTATGCCGCGATGGTCAGCCGACTCGATTCCCATGTCGGTCGGATCTTCGATCAGATCAACGAATTGGGGCTCGACGAAGATACGATTTATGTCTTTTCTTCGGACAACGGCCCGCTCGACAATCGCTTCGGCGGCACCGATACCGACTTCTTTCAATCGAAGCGAAATCTCCGCGGCTTTAAAGGTTCGCTCTACGAAGGGGGCGTGCGAATGCCCACGTTCGTTCGTTGGAAAGGAAAGATCGAACCTGGCACGACCAGCTATCGCGTCACCGGCTTCGAAGACTGGTTGCCGACGCTGCTCGATCTGGCGGGACTCGCCAGCGCGATTCCGGAGCTAATCGACGGCATTAGCTTTCAACCCACGCTCGAAGGGCAAGTGCAGCCCGCCCGACCATTTCTCTATCGCGAGTTTCCTGGTTATGGCGGCCAACAGTCGGTGCGCGTGGGTGAATGGAAAGCCGTGCGGCAAAAGTTGGCTCAAGGACCCGCTGCAATCGAACTCTACAACATCCGTCTGGACGAAAGCGAAACGAACGACGTCGCAGCCGCGAACCCAGACATCGTCGCGAAGCTGGATGCCATCATGAAAAAAGAGCACCTACCTTCGATCGACTTTCCGATTAAGGGACTCGGCGACCCGGTACCAGCCACGCCGGCAAAGAAAAAGTAA
- a CDS encoding YkgJ family cysteine cluster protein: MIDLAAPNKPRRASMPADVNLCEHCTAKCCKYFALPIDTPTEPKDFDYIRWYLLHDRASIFIDDNVWYLLVHTTCRHLQSDNRCGIYFTRPQICRDYHTDGCEYEDDWTYDHYFETPEQVEEYVEARYGRGKGPGDRSQSIRSPRPIGLPLVS; encoded by the coding sequence ATGATCGATCTGGCTGCACCGAACAAACCACGCCGGGCCTCCATGCCCGCCGACGTGAATCTGTGCGAGCATTGCACGGCCAAGTGCTGCAAGTACTTCGCCCTGCCCATCGATACTCCCACCGAGCCGAAGGATTTCGACTACATCCGCTGGTACCTGCTGCACGATCGGGCGTCGATCTTTATCGACGACAATGTCTGGTACCTGCTGGTTCATACCACCTGCCGGCATCTGCAAAGCGATAATCGCTGCGGCATCTATTTTACCCGGCCGCAAATCTGTCGCGACTACCATACCGACGGCTGCGAATACGAAGACGACTGGACCTACGACCACTACTTCGAAACGCCCGAGCAAGTCGAAGAATACGTCGAGGCTCGTTACGGGCGCGGCAAAGGCCCCGGCGATCGGAGTCAAAGCATTCGCAGCCCGCGCCCCATCGGTTTGCCGCTGGTTTCGTAG